The DNA region GTAGGATTTAGTATTTGGCTATTTGCATCCCACCCATTGAAGTTGTCTGTTTCCGTGATTATAAATATCCCCGAAACGTTGCATCTTTTCCTCAAAGCAAAATAGTGTTCTGATCAGATTCCTATATACAATTCTTTCTTTCTCTAGCTCACACCTTTATCATGCTCATGAAGTACTTAACTCTACTCTATACTCATCTCAAATGGGTGTTTGATTTTCTTCTATATTATCCCTTCTACACCCTCCATGGTTCTCAATTCCCAATAATTGGAGAGGAACAAGAACAGGGCATGTGTCAGTTTTATGAACCCAACCTAATTGgttcagaggaagaagagattgatTGTGCTGTGTGCCTCAGCAAAATTGAAGGAGGAGAGGAGATTAGAGTGCTGAGATGTGACCATTTCTTTCACAGAGATTGCTTGGATACATGGTTTGGTTTCAAGAACCCCACTTGCCCTCTTTGCAGAGGATCAATGGGTCCAAGAAGGGCCATCAATGAGGTTGGAGCTCAAGTTCTCTTGTTTGAGTTTTGTGCCACCCGCACTCATGATGATCGTGATACATGGT from Lotus japonicus ecotype B-129 chromosome 2, LjGifu_v1.2 includes:
- the LOC130735687 gene encoding putative RING-H2 finger protein ATL50 yields the protein MLMKYLTLLYTHLKWVFDFLLYYPFYTLHGSQFPIIGEEQEQGMCQFYEPNLIGSEEEEIDCAVCLSKIEGGEEIRVLRCDHFFHRDCLDTWFGFKNPTCPLCRGSMGPRRAINEVGAQVLLFEFCATRTHDDRDTWWLR